From Streptomyces sp. CMB-StM0423, a single genomic window includes:
- a CDS encoding type II toxin-antitoxin system Phd/YefM family antitoxin gives MMETTYSIVEARARLGAIAREVSATREPVAITDHGQTVAILVSPADALELEELRALAAYRARQSLGEDAGVSHDEAYRRVFGGAEA, from the coding sequence ATGATGGAGACGACGTACTCGATCGTGGAAGCCCGTGCCCGGCTGGGTGCCATTGCCCGCGAGGTCAGCGCCACCCGTGAGCCGGTCGCCATTACCGATCACGGGCAGACCGTCGCCATACTGGTCAGCCCTGCCGACGCCCTGGAGTTGGAGGAATTGCGTGCGCTGGCTGCCTACCGCGCCCGCCAGAGCCTCGGCGAGGACGCCGGGGTCTCCCACGACGAGGCGTACCGGCGCGTGTTCGGCGGCGCTGAGGCGTGA
- a CDS encoding type II toxin-antitoxin system RelE family toxin — MRYEVIWEPEALAKAERFAKDDPAGVRQVFTAVDRLADDPRPRGAFGSAGLLRIHVSSYRVRYEINDRQVRVSVIHLGRVR, encoded by the coding sequence GTGAGGTATGAGGTCATCTGGGAACCGGAGGCTCTCGCCAAGGCAGAGCGGTTCGCGAAGGACGACCCCGCGGGCGTACGGCAGGTGTTCACCGCCGTCGACCGCCTCGCCGATGATCCGCGTCCCCGCGGGGCGTTCGGCAGCGCCGGCCTGCTGCGCATCCATGTCAGCAGCTATCGCGTGAGGTACGAGATCAACGACCGGCAGGTCCGCGTCAGCGTCATCCATCTCGGACGCGTGCGCTGA
- the pepN gene encoding aminopeptidase N, with protein sequence MPGTNLTREEAQERARLLKVDAYEIDLDISGAKEGGTFRSVTTVRFSAAEEGAETFADLIAPEVHEVVLNGTALDAAEVFADSRITLRGLRAGENVLRVVAECAYTNTGEGLHRFVDPVDGETYLYTQFEVPDARRVFANFEQPDLKATFAFTVTAPEGWQVISNSPSPEPAAGVWRFTPTPRMSTYITALIAGPYTSVHGTWEGDGRTVPLGVYCRPSLAEFLDAEAVFEVTRQGFDWFQKRFDYPYPFEKYDQLFVPEFNAGAMENAGAVTFRDQYVFRSKVTDAAYESRADTILHELAHMWFGDLVTMEWWNDLWLNESFATYSSTACLAQAPGSRWPQAWTSFANQMKTWAYRQDQLPSTHPIMAEITDLDDVLVNFDGITYAKGASVLKQLVAYVGEDEFFRGVQAYFKRHAFGNTRLSDLLGALEETSGRDLAAWSKAWLETAGINVLRPELETDADGVVRSFAIRQEAPALPAGAKGEPVLRPHRIAVGLYELKDGRLVRTDRLELDIDGELTDVPQLAGRPRPAVVLLNDDDLTYAKVRLDPVSLDVVTRHLGDFETTLPRALCWASAWDMTRDGELATRDYLDLVLSGIRKESDIGVVQSLHRQVKLALDLYAAPDWRGTGLDRWSAEAETRLHAAEPGGDHQLAWARALAATARTDGQLDLLAGLLDGSRTIEGLDVDTELRWALLHRLAATGRAGEDAIAAELERDKTAAGERHAASARAAQPTAAAKSRAWTEVVEEGNLANAVQEAVIAGFVQTDQRDLLAPFTAKYFDAVKDVFDSRSHEIAQQIVVGLYPALQVSQATLDATDTWLTETQPSPALRRMVTESRAGVERALRAQQSDAASAKS encoded by the coding sequence GTGCCTGGCACGAATCTGACCCGGGAAGAGGCGCAGGAGCGGGCGCGCCTGCTGAAGGTGGATGCGTACGAGATCGATCTCGACATCTCCGGCGCCAAGGAGGGCGGCACCTTCCGGTCGGTGACGACGGTGCGGTTCTCGGCCGCCGAGGAGGGCGCGGAGACCTTCGCGGACCTCATCGCGCCCGAGGTGCACGAGGTGGTGCTGAACGGCACCGCGCTCGATGCCGCCGAGGTCTTCGCCGACTCCCGGATCACCCTGCGGGGGCTGCGCGCGGGGGAGAACGTGCTGCGGGTCGTCGCGGAGTGCGCGTACACCAATACGGGTGAGGGTCTGCACCGCTTCGTCGACCCGGTGGACGGCGAGACGTATCTGTACACGCAGTTCGAGGTCCCGGACGCGCGCCGGGTGTTCGCCAACTTCGAGCAGCCGGACCTGAAGGCGACGTTCGCCTTCACGGTGACCGCGCCGGAGGGCTGGCAGGTCATCTCCAACTCGCCGTCGCCGGAGCCGGCGGCCGGGGTGTGGCGCTTCACGCCCACGCCGCGGATGTCGACGTACATCACCGCGCTGATCGCCGGTCCCTACACGTCGGTGCACGGCACCTGGGAGGGCGACGGGCGGACGGTGCCGCTGGGCGTGTACTGCCGGCCCTCGCTCGCGGAGTTCCTGGACGCGGAGGCCGTCTTCGAGGTCACCCGGCAGGGCTTCGACTGGTTCCAGAAGCGGTTCGACTACCCGTACCCCTTCGAGAAGTACGACCAGCTCTTCGTCCCGGAGTTCAACGCCGGCGCGATGGAGAACGCGGGCGCGGTCACCTTCCGCGACCAGTACGTGTTCCGCTCCAAGGTCACCGACGCGGCGTACGAGTCGCGGGCCGACACGATCCTGCACGAGCTGGCCCACATGTGGTTCGGCGACCTGGTGACCATGGAGTGGTGGAACGACCTCTGGCTGAACGAGTCGTTCGCCACCTACTCCTCCACCGCCTGCCTCGCCCAGGCGCCCGGCTCGCGCTGGCCGCAGGCGTGGACGTCGTTCGCGAACCAGATGAAGACGTGGGCGTACCGCCAGGACCAACTGCCGTCCACCCACCCGATCATGGCCGAGATCACCGATCTCGACGACGTGCTGGTCAACTTCGACGGCATCACGTACGCCAAGGGCGCCTCGGTGCTCAAGCAGCTCGTGGCGTACGTCGGCGAGGACGAGTTCTTCCGCGGCGTGCAGGCGTACTTCAAGCGCCACGCCTTCGGCAACACCCGGCTGAGCGACCTGCTCGGCGCCCTGGAGGAGACCAGCGGACGCGACCTGGCGGCCTGGTCCAAGGCGTGGCTGGAGACCGCCGGGATCAACGTGCTGCGGCCCGAGCTGGAGACCGACGCCGACGGCGTGGTCAGGTCGTTCGCCATCCGCCAGGAGGCCCCCGCGCTGCCCGCGGGCGCCAAGGGCGAGCCGGTGCTGCGCCCGCACCGCATCGCCGTCGGGCTGTACGAGCTGAAGGACGGCCGGCTGGTCCGTACCGACCGGCTGGAGCTGGACATCGACGGCGAGCTGACCGACGTGCCGCAACTGGCGGGCCGCCCCCGCCCCGCGGTCGTCCTGCTCAACGACGACGACCTCACCTACGCCAAGGTCCGGCTCGACCCCGTCTCCCTGGACGTGGTCACCCGGCACCTCGGCGACTTCGAGACCACGCTGCCGCGCGCGCTGTGCTGGGCATCCGCCTGGGACATGACCCGCGACGGCGAGCTGGCCACCCGCGACTACCTGGACCTCGTCCTCTCCGGCATCCGCAAGGAGAGCGACATCGGCGTGGTGCAGTCCCTGCACCGCCAGGTGAAGCTGGCTCTCGACCTCTACGCGGCCCCGGACTGGCGCGGGACCGGCCTGGACCGCTGGTCGGCCGAGGCCGAGACCCGGCTCCACGCCGCCGAGCCGGGCGGCGACCACCAGCTCGCCTGGGCCCGCGCCCTCGCGGCCACCGCCCGCACCGACGGCCAACTCGACCTGCTCGCGGGCCTCCTCGACGGCTCCCGCACGATCGAGGGGCTCGACGTCGACACCGAGCTGCGCTGGGCCCTGCTGCACCGCCTGGCCGCCACCGGACGGGCCGGCGAGGACGCCATCGCGGCGGAGCTGGAGCGCGACAAGACCGCGGCCGGCGAACGCCACGCGGCCTCCGCCCGGGCGGCCCAGCCGACCGCGGCGGCCAAGTCGCGGGCGTGGACGGAGGTCGTGGAGGAGGGCAACCTCGCCAACGCGGTGCAGGAGGCGGTGATCGCCGGCTTCGTCCAGACCGACCAGCGCGACCTGCTCGCCCCGTTCACGGCGAAGTACTTCGACGCGGTCAAGGACGTCTTCGACTCCCGCAGCCACGAGATCGCCCAGCAGATCGTCGTCGGCCTCTACCCGGCCCTCCAGGTCTCCCAGGCCACCCTGGACGCCACCGACACCTGGCTCACGGAGACCCAGCCGTCCCCGGCCCTGCGCCGCATGGTGACGGAATCCCGCGCCGGCGTCGAACGCGCCCTCAGGGCCCAGCAGTCCGACGCGGCGTCCGCGAAGTCCTGA
- a CDS encoding DUF4287 domain-containing protein, producing the protein MSFQAYLDSIEDKTGLTPRQFIELAQERGFDDPATKAGPILAWLKEDYDLGRGHGMALVHVIKKGPQIDARHVGSTGSHRDESATLWLDGKATRP; encoded by the coding sequence ATGTCTTTTCAGGCGTATTTGGACAGCATCGAGGACAAGACCGGCCTCACGCCGCGTCAGTTCATCGAGCTGGCACAGGAGCGCGGGTTCGACGATCCGGCGACCAAGGCGGGTCCGATACTGGCGTGGCTGAAGGAGGACTACGACCTCGGACGCGGCCACGGGATGGCGCTGGTGCACGTGATCAAGAAGGGCCCGCAGATCGACGCCAGGCACGTCGGCTCCACCGGCTCGCACCGGGACGAGTCGGCCACCCTCTGGCTCGACGGCAAGGCCACCCGCCCCTGA